The DNA region AGGAACCAAAAGAAAACCAGCGAGGGAAAGATGTTAGCCTGAGAATCAGTCAGACCCAAATCTGCTTTTACATAGTTGGAGGCGATGCCCACCAGATCCACAAATCCCATAGCGAAAAAGCAGAGCATCACAGGGATCAGCTTGGATAACGAAGAATTAGATTTCATTGTTGTATGGTATTAATTTAAGTATTTCTTGCTCGGGAAAGCACGTTGCAAAGGAAGCGAATATCAAGGCAACAGGATAACAATCTTGTTACAAAGAGTGGCAATTATGATACAAGAATGTTTTTTAAGCGCATTTCAAGGGCATTATTTCTCTTTTTAGCTACATTTGTGGAAAATTATCCAAAGAAACTTTTTAAACAACAATATGGAAACACTCTTTAATGGACGACTCAGCATTGAAGTCTCTGCACATGGAGCAGAGCTATGCAGTATTTTTTCTAACGGAAAAGAATATCTATGGCAGGCAGATCCTGCATTCTGGAAACGCCATTCGCCAGTACTCTTCCCGATTGTAGGAAGCGTATGGGAGAATAAATATCGAAACGAAGGCACCACTTATGTCCTCACTCAGCATGGATTTGCCCGCGACATGGAGTTCACACTGATATCCGAGGAAAACGATGAAGTCCGCTACCAGCTTGTCAGCAACGAAGAAACGCTCAAGAAATATCCTTTCCCATTCCGTCTCACCATCGGCTATCGCATTCGCGAGAAGAAGGTCGATGTCATGTGGGAAGTAGAGAATACCGGGGAGAAGGAAATGCACTTCCAGATTGGTGCACATCCGGCATTCTACTATCCGGATTTCGATGCCGAAACGCAAGAACGGGGGTTCTTCGGTTTCAATAAGAAAAGCGGACTGAAATACATACTTATTTCTGAAAAAGGATGTGCCGACCCGGACACCCAATATCCTCTGAAACTGACAAACGATTTGTTGCCATTGGATACACATACATTTGACAAAGATGCACTTATATTGGAGGGAAGCCAGGTGCGGCGGGTTACTCTATATAACAAGGAAAAATCCCCTTATCTCAGCCTCCATTTCGATGCACCTGTTGTCGGACTGTGGTCGCCACCTGCCAAAAATGCCCCGTTTGTCTGTATTGAACCATGGTACGGTCGTTGCGACAAAGCACATTATACAGGAGAGTATAAAGATAAGGATTGGATACAGCATCTGCAACCCGAAGAGATATTCAGGGGAAAATATACCATTGAAATAGAAGAATAAAGGAGAAACAGAACAATTTCTTGTTCTTCCCCGGACCCGGTCCGTATCAAAGCCGTACCTGGTCCGTATCTGGTCCAAACGCTTAGGTACGGAGCAGCTACGGAGCGGGTACGGCTTTGATACGGACCGGGTACAGAAAAGGAGGAAATATAGAACAATCTTATTTCAACTTATAAACCTTAAATGAACTTACCGTATAGTTACCGCCTTTGGCATAGAAACTGATACGGTTGTAAGGTTCCGAAGGAAACACAAGGTTTGTCATTGCGAAACGTCCGTCATCGCCAAACGCTTCAATACTTGATTTATCAACGAAAAGACGTAGCGTCATTTCCGAATTGCCTTCTATCGGGGCAAGAGTCAGCACCGGAAAGTCCGGACTGAATGATACGATTCCGCTCTTACTACGATCCATCGCAAACTTCTTCTCTACCAGATTATAGTAAATATCCACTTCTTCTCCTTTTGAATTGAAAAGTTGGAAGCCAATGACTTCTGCATTTCTGTTCTTAATCGTCATTTCAATTTCATACGTACCTGTATTATCCGAAAGCAGTTTGTCCATATTATAAGTACGGTCCACCTTGAAGGAATGCTTCTTTTCTTCTTTTCCACGCAGTTTCAGCAGTTCTCGCGAAGGGGAAGATTTCAAATAGGTCTCACCCGCCGAAGTATAGAGGCTCAGATCACGGGGAACAGAATTTGCACTACGATATTGCATGGTAGGCACATCATTGGCATACTGCCAGTTGCTCATCCATGCCAATGCGATATGTCGTCCTTCAGGTGCATTACTCCAGGTTACAGCAGCATAATGATCTTTTCCCCAGTCCATCCATTTCGTCATTTTCGGAGATTCATTTACGAATGTTTTTCCATCAAACATTCCTACAAAGTACTGGGCAGCACTACCACCGAAAGGTCCTCCCGGATTAATATTACATATCAATACCCATTTTTTCAGTTCCGTGCCTTCAATAGGTAATTCAATCAGGTCGGGGCATTCCCAAACGCCTCCATGAGCTCCCTGTCCTTCACCGAAACTACTTTCATAAGTCCAGTCTTTCAGATTGGCCGAAGAGTAGAACTGCATTTCCTGTCCCACAGCAAGAACCATAATCCATTTGTCAGTAGTATCATGCCAGAATACTTTCGGATCGCGAAAGTCTCGCTGTGTAGAAGTCAGAATCGGATTACGCGCATACTTTTTGAAAGTCTTTCCATTATCAAGGCTATAAGCCATGCTCTGCACCTGGCGTTCGCTTGCCGAAGTATAGAAAGCGATGATGGCTCCGGCACCGAAACCAGCCGTATTATCCTTATCTACTACGCAAGAACCGCTGAAGATAGCACCGAGTGCATCGGGGGCGATAGCTACAGGCTGATGTTCCCAGGAAACGAGGTCGGTGCTGGTGGTATGTCCCCAGCTCAGGTTTCCCCAGAATGAACCATACGGATTGTATTGATAGAACAAATGATAAACGCCATCTTTATATACCATACCATTCGGATCATTCATCCAGCCATATTGAGGAGTGAAGTGATAAAGCGGACGGAAACTCTCGCGATTGGATGTATCAAACTCATTGGAAAGTTTCATTTCATCCCAGCAAACAGCCGTATCGGGTATCAACTGAAAGTTGAAGGAAAGTGATTTATCATCAAATCCTGAGAGATCTACCGGAACAAAATAGTCCACCTTATTTATAGCCAGACGAACATTCATATTGCGCACTACGTCATTATCTGCTATCATATACAGTTTTGCTTCCGGAGAAGCCTCTTCCACGGGAAGCAACAAAAATTTCTTCTGGTTCTCAATCTGGACAATACTCTGTCCGTCACCTAAATGTTTAATCACGAAAGGAGGATTAATAGCCTGACACGAAAAGACAGACCAGATTGTACCTATTATAAAGGTAAGGGTCCATCGCACAGTCAACAAATTGTTTTTTAAATTCATGATGTTTTTGGGTATTACATTTAATTAATAATGGGTTGCTCGAGAAAGCACTTTGCAAAGGAAGCGAATAAAAGGGAAATAGTCTGTCATTTATGTTTCAGAAGCTAACAAAATTGATACAGGAAGAAAAAAAGGGATATTCAAATATAATTTTGTATCAAAATTACCAGTATCCGAAACATAAATTATACTTCCTGTCACATAAATTCCCTTTCTTTGCAACATCAAAACACTACTCGGGAAAGCATGTTTTGAGAGGTAATCCTCAGCGATTACAAAATGAAAAGCATATTAATTAAAATCTAAAAACATGGAAGGCATAAAAAAAATACTTCTATTTGTACTTGTACTTCTCCTTACAAGTATCACTTCATTTGCCCAACAGATTCAAGTGAAAGGTACTATTGTTGATAAATTGAATGGCGAGTCCATTATCGGTGCTTCTGTTGTGGAAGTTGGTCCTGTCAGTAATGGAACGATTACAGACATTGACGGCAATTTCACATTATCCGTTACTTCGGGAAGCACATTATCTATCTCTTATATAGGATATAAAACGATTGCAGTAAAAGCTCAGCCAACTTTACGTATTGAGTTGGAAGAAGATTCACAACTTATTGACGAAGTAGTGGTGACCGGTTATTCTACCCAGCGTAAAGCAGATTTGACAGGTTCGGTTACCGTAGTATCTACCAAATCGTTGAAAGCGACATCAAGCACTGATCCAATGAAAGCTTTGCAAGGTAAGGTGCCGGGCATGACAATTACATCAGACGGCTCGCCAAGCGGTGTCGGTACGGTACGCATTCGTGGTATCGGTTCTTTCAATTCTTCTCAAGATCCTTTGTATGTGATTGACGGTGTACCGACCAATGCTACACTCAATTCACTGAATACTAATGACATTGAAAGTATGCAGGTGCTGAAGGATGCAGCTTCGGCCAGTATTTATGGTTCGCGCGCCGCTAATGGTGTTATTATTATAACCACTAAACAAGGTAAAAAAGGCGATAAAGTTAAAGTAGACTTTTCCGCTAACTTAACGGCTCAGTTCTATACTCCACAGTCCATGATGGAATTATGCAGTACTCCGGAGTATGCTACAGCTATGGCACAGGCTGCTTTAAATGATGGTTTAGATCCTGTGGCCTATGCCAGTAACTACGGTCTGAACCTGAATGCTAAAACCGGAATGGGCATTTCCGTTTATAATCCGGCAACCAAACAATATCAGGATTATGTAGTGAACGGCCTCTATGACGGCTATATCAACCAGTCTAAAACAATGAAATGTTCGAATACGGATTGGCTGGATACGATTTCCCGGATTGGCTTTTCTCAGATTTACGATATTTCATTGTCTCATGCCACAGACAAGCGTTCATCCATGTTTTCATTAGGTTACAAAAAGAATACCGGTATTTTGAAGTATACTGACTTTGAAAATATTTCGGCCCGTATGAATTCTACATATCATGTGAACAAGCATATCAGCGTAGGTGAGAATTTCACAGTGACTTATACAAACCAGGTCAATTCTTCACCAATGGAGAATGCATTAAAGATGGCGCCTACCGTACCGGTTTATGAAACGGATGGAATGACATTTGCCGGACCTGTAGGCGGCATGAGTGACCGCCAGAACCCTTTACGAGAACTCTATCAAAATCGTGACAACCGTTTAGAGGTATGGCGTCTGTTCGGTAATGCTTACGTAGATATCAAACCTGTTACAGGGCTGGTTCTTCGTTCCAATTTCGGTTTGGACTATGATGCCGCATTCATTCATTCAATGGGATATACCTTTCAGTCGGACATCGTGAAGAATGATACGCCAAGTACTACTGTATCTCAAGCCAATGACTTAAAATGGACTTGGTCCAATACAGCCAATTATAATTTCAAATTAGGAACAGGCCATAGCTTTACCTTGCTTGCCGGCATGGAACTTTTCCGTCAGAAACGCGTGGATATGTCCGGATATGCCGAAGACTTTGCTATAGAAAACCCTGACTATATGTGGCCGGATGCGTCTACCGGAGTTCAGAAAGCTACCGGCATTGAGAACGGATATTCCTTAGTGTCTTTTTTCGGAAAGGTTGACTATAATTGGCAAGACTTGTTATTGGCTTCATTTACTATTCGCCGCGATGGTTCCAGCCGTTTCGGTAAAAACAATCGCTATGGCACATTTCCGGCAGCGACATTAGGATATCGCATTTCGAAGATGTTGAATGAGGAATGGATTGATGATCTGAAATTGCGTGTTTCTTGGGGTAAAACCGGTAATCAAGCCATTTCAAATACAGCCCGTTATTCTATCTTTATAGCCGACTATGGACAAGACCGGGTAACTTCTACTGCTTACGACTTATATCTGCAAGGATCAGGCAACTTTCCTTCAGGCTTTCGTACCAGCCAGGCTGCCAACAACAATTTAAAGTGGGAAACTGCCGTCCAATATAATATTGGTCTTGACTTTGCTTGCTTTCAAAATAGTTTGTATGGTTCAGTAGACGGTTACATCAAAGATGTAGAGGATATGCTGATTTCTCCGGCTTATTTGGGAGCTATGGGAGAAGGAGGTGCTTCATGGTCCAATGGTCCTTCATTGCGAAATTGGGGTATGGAGTTCGCCTTGGGTTATCGCAATTCCTTAAAATGCGGTTTAGGCTATAACATCAATGCAAACCTTGACTTCTTCCGCAACAAAGTTACTTATCTTCCTTCCACGGCTACAGGCTCGTATGCACATACCACAAAAGAGAATCTGGTAGAAGCCGGTGTACCTTACGGTTCCATAGTGGGTTATGTAGTGGATGGTCTGTATCAGAATAAAGAAGAAGTTTTAGCCTCCGGTCAGGAAAATGCCCGTGTAGGCGGTCTGAAATATGCGGATCTTGATGGTAACGGTGTGATTAATTCAGATGACCAAACTTGGATATTCAACCCGGTTCCGGACTTTTCTTATGGTCTGAATATCGAATTGAACTATAAGAATTTTGACCTGGCAATGTTCTGGCAAGGAGTATGCGGACAAGACGTATATAATAACCAAAAGTACCAAACTGATTTTTGGAGTTTGACAGACGCTGGTTCCAATAAGGGTAGCCGGTTATTGGAAGCATGGACTGCCGACAATACAAGTTCTACCATTCCTGCACTGACCACCAACAATACAGGTGACGAAGGACGCGCTTCCAGTTATTTCGTGGAAAACGGTTCATACCTCAAACTACGCTCTTTGCAGTTAGGATACAATGTACCTACATCTTTTCTGTCCAAATTCAAAATGAGTAGTGCCCGTTTCTATGTATCGGGGCAGAATTTACTGACAATCAAAAGTAAATCACTGACTTGTGCTGATCCAGAAAACTCCAATTGGGCCTATCCGTTAGCTACTTCCATTTCATTTGGTATTCAATTAGGTTTCTAATATTTAATATATAGATCAGATTATGAAAAAGATTTCTATTATAACCATGATAGCTGTATTCGGCTTTCTATTCAGCAATTGCGATGATTTTATTAATGTTTCTCCGAGTGGTGTCATTGATGATGAAATAGCTTACTCCAGTCCAGAGGAAATGGTAACGGCAGCATACGCCATGCTGGGCAATTGTTGGTATTCCTATCCGTTCAATTTATGGCCTTATGGTGACGTATCTTCCGACGACTGTTTGAAAGGCGGGTCAGGAACTACAGATACGGGGTATCATCCTATGGAGATATGGTCTACGTTGACCGCTACTCCCGGTGAATTGGATGAATTGTGGTATCGTCTTTACTGTAATATATCCCGTTGTAACCGTGCTTTGATTTCCTTGGAACAATACGGCAACGAAAAATTAGGAGCCGATACTAAAGCAATCCGCATTGGAGAGATAAAATTTCTGCGCGCTCACAATTATTTTAAATTGGTGACTATGTTCCGTCAAGTGCCTTGGATTGATGAACAAATACTACAGAATGGTTTGCACGAACAGACCCGCAATGATGAATTTACGTATGGGGAACTGTTTGATAAGATTATCCAAGATTTTCAGAATGCATACGATGTTCTGCCCAAAGAGCAAGCTGACGGAGGCCGCGTACACAAAGTGGCTGCCGCCGCCTATCTGGCAAAGTGCTATTTAACTTTGGCATGGGGTGACGGCTACGAACCCACCAATGGTTTGAACCACATCAATAATGAATATATGCAGAAGGTAGTGGACTACACCGATGATGTAGTGAATTCTAAATATAATTATGCGGCCGATTATGGAGATATCTTTTTACCGGAACATAAAAACAGTGAAGAATCTGTCTTTGCAGTGCAATGCTCCGATTACCAGGACGACAATACAAAATTCGGACGTGCCAACTGGTCCAACATGCTAAATGGTTGTTGGGGAATCTGGTCTTGCGGTTGGGATTTCCATAAACCGTCACAGAACTTAGTGAATGCTTTCAAAACCCAAGACGGTCTGCCAATGTTTACAGATTACAACAAGGAAACAAATTATCCGATAAACGGAAAAGTGACAGGGCAGAAGTGGGATCCCCGCTTGTTCCACACGGTAGGTATGCCTACATTCCCTTATAAATATGAGACGGAATACACGCTTACCAAAGAAAATTCCAGAACACCGAATACGTATGGATATTATACCTCACTAAAAGAAGTGCCGCAACGTTCCAAAGGAGAAACTTATAATGGTTCCTGGCAGGCCTTTGCCATGAACGATTATATATTCCGCTATACTGACGTGATGTTAATGCGTGCCGAAGCTCTCGTAGAATTAAACCGCCTTGCCGAAGCCGGACAGATTATCAATGACATCCGCCAGCGTGCCGCCAATTCTGTCAATAAGCACATTGCTTATGCCGCAGAACAATGTGAAATAGCACTTTACCCAAGTACGTATTTCCAAGATAAAGAGACTACACGCAAATGCTTACGCTGGGAACGACGTCTAGAAATGGCTATGGAAAATGGACGTTATTTTGACTTAAAGCGTTGGGGCATCGCTTCCGAAACATTGAATGCATATTTCCAATCGGAGAAAGCTTCTGTCTACGAAGGGCAATCATATGGTCAATATTATAATGATGCATATTACACTGCCAACAAAAATGAATTTTACCCGATTCCATATAATCAGTTGTATTATGTGCCGGGACTTTATGTTCAGAACAAAGGTTATTAAAAACAACTATATAAATGCATACAACCATGAGAAATATATATTATTTATTTTCTTTGTTTACCCTGATCCTCATTTCAAGTGCCTGTCAAGATAAAGACATAGAGAGAGAGGGAATGAAACTGAATGCCATTGATGAAAAAGATATCATCGGTGAATTACAAGGTGACAATTACATCTGGACCTGGCCGGAACAAGATAATTTGCAAATGCAGGTTACAACTTATACCAACGGCACCAAAGGCGGAACCATATTAGTTCAAGGAAACAGCTATACGCATACTGCGGTAGATACCAACATTGAATATATGTATGTATTCAAATTAACAGATGGTAGCAACTACTCCACAGGTATAGTAAAAAATTACATGCGAAAAGGAGCTACCCAAGTTACGGGTGTCTCAATGGTACAAGTTGACAAGCCGGGAGGATATGACGCAAAAGTGGAGTGGTCAGCTCCCACAGACGCAGAGAACATAACCTTCAGCGCAACAAACGGCAAACGTACTATAAACGAGACACTGGCAGGCAATATCACGGAATATCTCATTATGGATGTGAAAGTGGATGACGTCTGGAATGTTTCGTTGACAGCCGTCAATGCCAAAGGAACTTCCTTATCCGCTACCGTTTCTTTGAAAATAGGCAAAACAGCCATTGGCTTTCTTAGCGCTTATGCCACTCCCGAAGAGTTGCTGAAGACCGGTGACGATGATGAAGCTTCGGCTTGGTTGTGGCTGAAAAACGAATATCCTACAGCAGAATACATTTATTTTGGTGACATTGTTTCTGCCGGACAGCTTGATCCATACCGCGTTCTCTTCTGGATGCGCGACTTGGAAGGAGTCGGAGAAAACGAAGTATGGAACATGCCTCAGGTTGCAATAGATGCAGTAGAACCCATTAAAGCATGGTACGCTGCCGGAGGCAGTTTACTGCTGTGGAGTCATGCCATTCCCTATATCACCAACTTGGGACGCATTGATGCTGAGATATTACGTAACAATGACCGTGCCATCGGTACAGGTTTCGGAGGATGGAACGGTGATGCATGGTCTATGGCGGTTCAGCTACATCCCGGAAGTAAATTCAAGAAAGATTTTTCCACACATCCTATATACAGGGGGCTTGATGTCGTAACAACAGACCGCACGAAATTGATAGCTTTCAAAGGTGCCGGCTGGACGGAAGATCATAACTGTTTGTTCTTCAACCTACCTTCCATCCTTACAGGACTGGGCAATCAAGAAGAAGCCTGTTATTCTTTACTGACAGAACAGTATGGAATTTATCCACTTGGCATTTGGGACTCACAAATAGACTGGGTGTCACAATTGAACGTATGGGAAGCACAACAGGGTAACACCGAATTCAAGGGAACTATCCTTTGCATAGGAAATGGAGGCTGTGAATTTTCCATGAGAAATCCGGACGGCA from Bacteroides sp. MSB163 includes:
- a CDS encoding aldose 1-epimerase family protein, whose amino-acid sequence is METLFNGRLSIEVSAHGAELCSIFSNGKEYLWQADPAFWKRHSPVLFPIVGSVWENKYRNEGTTYVLTQHGFARDMEFTLISEENDEVRYQLVSNEETLKKYPFPFRLTIGYRIREKKVDVMWEVENTGEKEMHFQIGAHPAFYYPDFDAETQERGFFGFNKKSGLKYILISEKGCADPDTQYPLKLTNDLLPLDTHTFDKDALILEGSQVRRVTLYNKEKSPYLSLHFDAPVVGLWSPPAKNAPFVCIEPWYGRCDKAHYTGEYKDKDWIQHLQPEEIFRGKYTIEIEE
- a CDS encoding GH32 C-terminal domain-containing protein: MNLKNNLLTVRWTLTFIIGTIWSVFSCQAINPPFVIKHLGDGQSIVQIENQKKFLLLPVEEASPEAKLYMIADNDVVRNMNVRLAINKVDYFVPVDLSGFDDKSLSFNFQLIPDTAVCWDEMKLSNEFDTSNRESFRPLYHFTPQYGWMNDPNGMVYKDGVYHLFYQYNPYGSFWGNLSWGHTTSTDLVSWEHQPVAIAPDALGAIFSGSCVVDKDNTAGFGAGAIIAFYTSASERQVQSMAYSLDNGKTFKKYARNPILTSTQRDFRDPKVFWHDTTDKWIMVLAVGQEMQFYSSANLKDWTYESSFGEGQGAHGGVWECPDLIELPIEGTELKKWVLICNINPGGPFGGSAAQYFVGMFDGKTFVNESPKMTKWMDWGKDHYAAVTWSNAPEGRHIALAWMSNWQYANDVPTMQYRSANSVPRDLSLYTSAGETYLKSSPSRELLKLRGKEEKKHSFKVDRTYNMDKLLSDNTGTYEIEMTIKNRNAEVIGFQLFNSKGEEVDIYYNLVEKKFAMDRSKSGIVSFSPDFPVLTLAPIEGNSEMTLRLFVDKSSIEAFGDDGRFAMTNLVFPSEPYNRISFYAKGGNYTVSSFKVYKLK
- a CDS encoding RagB/SusD family nutrient uptake outer membrane protein — encoded protein: MKKISIITMIAVFGFLFSNCDDFINVSPSGVIDDEIAYSSPEEMVTAAYAMLGNCWYSYPFNLWPYGDVSSDDCLKGGSGTTDTGYHPMEIWSTLTATPGELDELWYRLYCNISRCNRALISLEQYGNEKLGADTKAIRIGEIKFLRAHNYFKLVTMFRQVPWIDEQILQNGLHEQTRNDEFTYGELFDKIIQDFQNAYDVLPKEQADGGRVHKVAAAAYLAKCYLTLAWGDGYEPTNGLNHINNEYMQKVVDYTDDVVNSKYNYAADYGDIFLPEHKNSEESVFAVQCSDYQDDNTKFGRANWSNMLNGCWGIWSCGWDFHKPSQNLVNAFKTQDGLPMFTDYNKETNYPINGKVTGQKWDPRLFHTVGMPTFPYKYETEYTLTKENSRTPNTYGYYTSLKEVPQRSKGETYNGSWQAFAMNDYIFRYTDVMLMRAEALVELNRLAEAGQIINDIRQRAANSVNKHIAYAAEQCEIALYPSTYFQDKETTRKCLRWERRLEMAMENGRYFDLKRWGIASETLNAYFQSEKASVYEGQSYGQYYNDAYYTANKNEFYPIPYNQLYYVPGLYVQNKGY
- a CDS encoding SusC/RagA family TonB-linked outer membrane protein — its product is MEGIKKILLFVLVLLLTSITSFAQQIQVKGTIVDKLNGESIIGASVVEVGPVSNGTITDIDGNFTLSVTSGSTLSISYIGYKTIAVKAQPTLRIELEEDSQLIDEVVVTGYSTQRKADLTGSVTVVSTKSLKATSSTDPMKALQGKVPGMTITSDGSPSGVGTVRIRGIGSFNSSQDPLYVIDGVPTNATLNSLNTNDIESMQVLKDAASASIYGSRAANGVIIITTKQGKKGDKVKVDFSANLTAQFYTPQSMMELCSTPEYATAMAQAALNDGLDPVAYASNYGLNLNAKTGMGISVYNPATKQYQDYVVNGLYDGYINQSKTMKCSNTDWLDTISRIGFSQIYDISLSHATDKRSSMFSLGYKKNTGILKYTDFENISARMNSTYHVNKHISVGENFTVTYTNQVNSSPMENALKMAPTVPVYETDGMTFAGPVGGMSDRQNPLRELYQNRDNRLEVWRLFGNAYVDIKPVTGLVLRSNFGLDYDAAFIHSMGYTFQSDIVKNDTPSTTVSQANDLKWTWSNTANYNFKLGTGHSFTLLAGMELFRQKRVDMSGYAEDFAIENPDYMWPDASTGVQKATGIENGYSLVSFFGKVDYNWQDLLLASFTIRRDGSSRFGKNNRYGTFPAATLGYRISKMLNEEWIDDLKLRVSWGKTGNQAISNTARYSIFIADYGQDRVTSTAYDLYLQGSGNFPSGFRTSQAANNNLKWETAVQYNIGLDFACFQNSLYGSVDGYIKDVEDMLISPAYLGAMGEGGASWSNGPSLRNWGMEFALGYRNSLKCGLGYNINANLDFFRNKVTYLPSTATGSYAHTTKENLVEAGVPYGSIVGYVVDGLYQNKEEVLASGQENARVGGLKYADLDGNGVINSDDQTWIFNPVPDFSYGLNIELNYKNFDLAMFWQGVCGQDVYNNQKYQTDFWSLTDAGSNKGSRLLEAWTADNTSSTIPALTTNNTGDEGRASSYFVENGSYLKLRSLQLGYNVPTSFLSKFKMSSARFYVSGQNLLTIKSKSLTCADPENSNWAYPLATSISFGIQLGF
- a CDS encoding DUF4960 domain-containing protein: MRNIYYLFSLFTLILISSACQDKDIEREGMKLNAIDEKDIIGELQGDNYIWTWPEQDNLQMQVTTYTNGTKGGTILVQGNSYTHTAVDTNIEYMYVFKLTDGSNYSTGIVKNYMRKGATQVTGVSMVQVDKPGGYDAKVEWSAPTDAENITFSATNGKRTINETLAGNITEYLIMDVKVDDVWNVSLTAVNAKGTSLSATVSLKIGKTAIGFLSAYATPEELLKTGDDDEASAWLWLKNEYPTAEYIYFGDIVSAGQLDPYRVLFWMRDLEGVGENEVWNMPQVAIDAVEPIKAWYAAGGSLLLWSHAIPYITNLGRIDAEILRNNDRAIGTGFGGWNGDAWSMAVQLHPGSKFKKDFSTHPIYRGLDVVTTDRTKLIAFKGAGWTEDHNCLFFNLPSILTGLGNQEEACYSLLTEQYGIYPLGIWDSQIDWVSQLNVWEAQQGNTEFKGTILCIGNGGCEFSMRNPDGTPDISAYPQNNIYQDNVLKLAKNSLEYLKTR